The following proteins come from a genomic window of Microbacterium lemovicicum:
- a CDS encoding ABC transporter substrate-binding protein, whose translation MFRWKATAAALAITALALTGCAGGDSGSGGGEGSGGTLTLGAITAPTTLDPAGSEWGNRSPFYQAVFDTLLLATPEGTIEPWLASEYSYNDDNTVLTLTLRDDVTFSDGTKLTGAVVVKNLERFKAGTSPDASYFAGVTSFEAPDDTTVVITMDAPNPAMLNYLTRDPGLVGAEASLDSPDVATTPVGSGPYILDTAATVTGTSYTYTKNPDYWNPDVQHYDKLVINVLQDPTAALNAIKAGEANGVRLSTNDGIAEVEGAGWTVASNELDFQGMLLLDRNGTQAPALADVRVRQALNYAFDREGLLAGLQNGLGTVTTQVFPATSDAYDPELDSYYTYDPEKAKELLAEAGYADGFTLSMPSSPLLGTSTYTLISQQLADIGITAEYTEPGQNFIADLLAPKFPASYFALEQNPDWQLIQFMIAPTAIFNPFKSEDPKVDEYIKEIQFGDEATQKSVAKELNTYIVEQAWFAPFYRVQGSFAVDANTTVEMVPTNAYPAIYDIQPK comes from the coding sequence ATGTTCCGTTGGAAGGCCACAGCAGCCGCCCTCGCGATCACCGCTCTCGCTCTCACCGGCTGTGCCGGCGGCGATTCCGGCAGCGGCGGCGGCGAGGGTTCGGGCGGCACGCTCACCCTCGGCGCGATCACCGCACCGACCACCCTCGACCCGGCCGGCTCGGAGTGGGGCAACCGCTCCCCCTTCTACCAGGCCGTCTTCGACACGCTCCTGCTCGCGACGCCCGAGGGCACCATCGAGCCCTGGCTGGCGAGCGAGTACTCGTACAACGACGACAACACCGTGCTGACGCTCACGCTGCGCGATGACGTCACCTTCTCGGACGGCACCAAGCTGACCGGCGCGGTCGTGGTGAAGAATCTCGAGCGCTTCAAGGCCGGCACCTCGCCCGACGCGAGCTACTTCGCGGGTGTGACGAGCTTCGAGGCTCCCGACGACACCACGGTGGTCATCACCATGGACGCCCCGAACCCGGCGATGCTGAACTACCTCACCCGCGACCCCGGGCTCGTCGGCGCCGAGGCGTCTCTCGACAGCCCCGACGTGGCCACGACCCCCGTCGGCTCCGGGCCCTACATCCTCGACACCGCCGCGACCGTGACGGGCACGAGCTACACCTACACGAAGAACCCCGACTACTGGAACCCCGACGTGCAGCACTACGACAAGCTCGTCATCAACGTCCTCCAGGACCCGACGGCCGCGCTCAACGCCATCAAGGCCGGCGAGGCCAACGGCGTCCGTCTCTCGACCAACGACGGCATCGCCGAGGTCGAGGGCGCCGGATGGACCGTCGCGTCGAACGAGCTGGACTTCCAGGGGATGCTGCTGCTCGACCGCAACGGCACGCAGGCGCCCGCACTGGCCGACGTCCGCGTGCGCCAGGCGCTCAACTACGCCTTCGACCGCGAGGGTCTGCTCGCGGGCCTGCAGAACGGTCTCGGAACGGTCACCACTCAGGTCTTTCCGGCGACCTCCGACGCCTACGACCCCGAGCTCGACAGCTACTACACGTACGACCCCGAGAAGGCCAAGGAGCTGCTGGCCGAGGCCGGCTACGCCGACGGCTTCACGCTGTCGATGCCGTCGTCGCCGCTCCTGGGCACCAGCACCTACACGCTGATCTCCCAGCAGCTCGCCGACATCGGCATCACCGCCGAGTACACCGAGCCCGGTCAGAACTTCATCGCCGACCTGCTCGCACCGAAGTTCCCCGCCTCGTACTTCGCGCTGGAGCAGAACCCGGACTGGCAGCTGATCCAGTTCATGATCGCCCCGACCGCCATCTTCAACCCCTTCAAGTCCGAGGACCCGAAGGTGGACGAGTACATCAAGGAGATCCAGTTCGGCGATGAGGCCACCCAGAAGTCGGTGGCCAAGGAGCTGAACACGTACATCGTCGAGCAGGCGTGGTTCGCGCCGTTCTACCGCGTGCAGGGTTCCTTCGCGGTCGACGCGAACACGACCGTCGAGATGGTGCCGACGAACGCCTACCCGGCGATCTACGACATCCAGCCCAAGTAA
- a CDS encoding ABC transporter permease, which translates to MLVFIARRLLSGVILLLVISIVAFSLLYLDSANIARRILGQNATAELVAQKTSELGLDRPLLAQYGDWITSALTGDFGRSWFNGQLVSVSLSGRLAVSLSLVIGATLVSAIIAVVLGVLAARRGGWVDALVQFISVVGFAIPGFLIALYLVLIFAINLKLFKATGYIPITTSFTGWLSSVTLPIIALSIGAIAAVAQQIRGSVSDALSRDYVRTLRSRGLSSGSVVYKHVLRNAGGPALAVLAVQFVGLLGGAVIVESIFALPGMGQLTVSATTQGDIPVVMGVVVAFAVIVIVVNLLIDLAQAALNPKVRLS; encoded by the coding sequence ATGCTCGTCTTCATCGCGCGCCGCCTGCTCTCGGGCGTCATCCTGCTGCTCGTCATCTCGATCGTGGCGTTCAGCCTCCTCTACCTCGACAGCGCCAACATCGCCCGCCGCATCCTCGGACAGAATGCGACCGCCGAGCTGGTGGCGCAGAAGACGTCGGAGCTCGGACTCGACCGCCCGCTGCTCGCGCAGTACGGCGACTGGATCACCTCGGCCCTCACCGGCGACTTCGGCCGCTCATGGTTCAACGGCCAGCTGGTCTCCGTCAGCCTCTCCGGCCGTCTCGCGGTGAGCCTCTCGCTCGTGATCGGCGCGACGCTGGTGTCGGCGATCATCGCCGTCGTGCTCGGCGTCCTCGCCGCCCGTCGCGGCGGCTGGGTCGACGCCCTCGTGCAGTTCATCTCCGTCGTCGGCTTCGCGATCCCCGGCTTCCTGATCGCGCTCTACCTCGTGCTGATCTTCGCCATCAACCTGAAGCTGTTCAAGGCGACGGGCTACATCCCGATCACCACGAGCTTCACGGGCTGGCTCTCCTCCGTGACACTGCCGATCATCGCCCTCTCCATCGGCGCGATCGCCGCGGTGGCCCAGCAGATCCGCGGCTCGGTGTCCGACGCCCTCTCCCGGGACTACGTCCGCACGCTGCGCAGCCGCGGACTGTCCTCGGGCAGCGTCGTCTACAAGCACGTGCTGCGCAACGCCGGCGGCCCGGCCCTCGCCGTGCTCGCGGTGCAGTTCGTCGGCCTCCTCGGCGGCGCCGTCATCGTCGAATCGATCTTCGCCCTGCCGGGCATGGGCCAGCTGACCGTCTCGGCCACCACCCAGGGCGACATCCCCGTCGTCATGGGCGTCGTGGTGGCCTTCGCCGTGATCGTCATCGTGGTGAACCTCCTCATCGACCTCGCGCAGGCCGCGCTCAACCCGAAGGTGCGACTGTCATGA
- a CDS encoding dipeptide/oligopeptide/nickel ABC transporter permease/ATP-binding protein translates to MTAVDVPTTVPTPPVRVSLMRRLVRRPIGLASLIVLGIIALIAVFGGMIAPYDPNLASLQLILKGPSAEHLLGTDTAGRDVLSRLLAATQVTIAAALVALVTAAIIGVTAGLIAGYYKGWFDAVSSWVTSLTMALPGIVVLLAARAVLGPSVWLSMVIFGILLSPAFFRLVYAAVTGVRGELYVDAARVAGLSDLRIIGRHILSVVRAPIIIQSAIILGIAIAIQSGLEFLGIGDASVPTWGGMLNDAFQKIFQAPLLMVWPSLAIAITLIALILLANAMRDVLERTATVRRRRRRAVTTATGSIAAVTTSMSLSGGDLDALADSAELPVITDTIVHPDDAATAPASHDVVLSIRDLRVGYEQQSGPDVEVVHGVSMDIRKGEIHGLIGESGSGKTQTAFAVLGLLPRGGRVTAGTIDYEGTQLGDASERAYAGIRGRRIGYIPQEPMSNLDPSFKIGSQLVEPLVKNLGLSKADARRRSLELLDRVGIPNPQRTFDAYPFEVSGGMAQRVLIAGAVSTDPDLIIADEPTTALDVTVQAEVLDLLRDLQRERQMAMLLVTHNFGVVSDLCDRVTVMQQGLFVEQGPVRTILGSPSHPYTQSLLDAILDEGPARGPLAPAGSSEGVRP, encoded by the coding sequence ATGACCGCCGTCGACGTCCCGACCACCGTTCCCACGCCGCCCGTGCGCGTCTCGCTGATGCGACGCCTGGTGCGCCGGCCCATCGGCCTCGCCTCGCTCATCGTGCTGGGCATCATCGCGCTGATCGCCGTCTTCGGCGGGATGATCGCGCCGTACGATCCGAACCTCGCGTCGCTGCAGCTGATCCTCAAGGGACCCAGCGCCGAGCACCTGCTGGGCACAGACACGGCCGGCCGCGACGTGCTGTCCCGGCTGCTCGCCGCCACGCAGGTGACGATCGCCGCAGCACTCGTGGCGCTCGTCACCGCCGCGATCATCGGCGTCACGGCCGGCCTCATCGCCGGCTACTACAAGGGCTGGTTCGACGCCGTCTCCTCCTGGGTGACGTCGCTGACGATGGCCCTTCCGGGAATCGTGGTGCTGCTGGCCGCGCGCGCCGTCCTCGGCCCCTCGGTGTGGCTGTCGATGGTCATCTTCGGCATCCTGCTCTCTCCGGCGTTCTTCCGCCTCGTCTACGCCGCCGTCACCGGCGTGCGCGGCGAGCTGTACGTCGACGCCGCCCGCGTGGCGGGCCTGTCCGACCTGCGCATCATCGGCCGCCACATCCTGTCCGTGGTGCGGGCGCCCATCATCATCCAGTCCGCGATCATCCTGGGCATCGCCATCGCGATCCAGTCGGGTTTGGAGTTCCTCGGCATCGGGGACGCCAGCGTCCCCACCTGGGGCGGCATGCTCAACGACGCCTTCCAGAAGATCTTCCAGGCGCCGCTGCTCATGGTGTGGCCGTCGCTCGCGATCGCGATCACCCTCATCGCGCTGATCCTGCTGGCCAACGCCATGCGCGACGTGCTGGAGCGCACCGCCACGGTCCGCCGCCGCCGTCGTCGCGCGGTGACCACCGCCACGGGCTCGATCGCCGCGGTCACCACCTCGATGAGCCTCTCCGGCGGCGACCTCGACGCGCTGGCCGACTCGGCGGAGCTGCCCGTCATCACCGACACGATCGTGCACCCGGATGACGCGGCCACCGCGCCGGCCTCGCACGACGTGGTGCTCAGCATCCGTGATCTGCGGGTCGGCTACGAGCAGCAGTCCGGTCCCGACGTCGAGGTCGTCCACGGCGTCTCGATGGACATCCGCAAGGGCGAGATCCACGGGCTGATCGGCGAGTCGGGCTCCGGCAAGACGCAGACCGCCTTCGCTGTGCTCGGCCTGCTGCCGCGCGGCGGCCGCGTCACCGCCGGAACGATCGACTACGAGGGCACGCAGCTGGGCGACGCGTCGGAGCGGGCCTACGCCGGCATCCGCGGGCGCCGCATCGGCTACATCCCCCAGGAGCCGATGAGCAACCTCGACCCGTCGTTCAAGATCGGCTCGCAGCTGGTCGAGCCGCTGGTGAAGAACCTCGGACTGTCCAAGGCCGACGCCCGCAGACGCTCGCTCGAGCTGCTCGACCGGGTCGGCATCCCGAACCCGCAGCGCACCTTCGACGCCTACCCGTTCGAGGTCTCCGGTGGCATGGCGCAGCGCGTGCTGATCGCCGGCGCGGTCTCGACCGACCCCGACCTGATCATCGCCGACGAGCCCACCACCGCCCTCGACGTGACGGTGCAGGCCGAGGTGCTCGATCTCCTCCGCGACCTGCAGCGGGAGCGCCAGATGGCGATGCTGCTCGTCACGCACAACTTCGGCGTCGTGTCCGACCTCTGCGACCGCGTGACGGTCATGCAGCAGGGCCTCTTCGTGGAGCAGGGGCCGGTGCGCACCATCCTCGGCTCGCCCTCCCACCCGTACACGCAGTCGCTGCTGGACGCGATCCTCGACGAGGGTCCCGCCCGCGGTCCGCTGGCTCCGGCCGGCTCGTCCGAAGGAGTCCGCCCGTGA
- a CDS encoding ATP-binding cassette domain-containing protein — translation MNPLLDITDLEVAYPGKGFRAKPFQALKGVSLDIRPGETVGLVGESGSGKTTLGRAVLGLAPVTGGSIRYGGREIGHLSRRERRTLSSEIQVVFQDPYSSLNPSLTIEQILAEPLTARGTAAKTASARVRDLLDRVGLPADAARRLPREFSGGQRQRVAIARALALDPKLIVCDEPVSALDLSTQARVLDLFIEIQERTGVAYLFISHDLAVVRHISHRVAVMYRGELVETGDGDQVTARPEHPYTQRLFLAAPVPDPDDQAERRAARRALLAAQADGAATSVDAA, via the coding sequence GTGAACCCGCTGCTCGACATCACCGACCTCGAGGTCGCCTACCCCGGCAAGGGCTTCCGCGCCAAGCCGTTCCAGGCGCTGAAGGGCGTCTCGCTCGACATCCGCCCCGGCGAGACCGTGGGCCTGGTGGGCGAGTCGGGATCGGGCAAGACCACGCTCGGCCGGGCTGTCCTCGGCCTCGCACCGGTCACCGGCGGCTCGATCCGCTACGGCGGACGTGAGATCGGCCACCTCTCCCGCCGGGAGCGGCGCACGCTGAGCTCGGAGATCCAGGTCGTGTTCCAGGACCCGTACTCCTCACTCAACCCCTCGCTCACGATCGAGCAGATCCTCGCCGAGCCGCTGACCGCCCGCGGCACCGCCGCCAAGACCGCCTCGGCGCGCGTGCGCGACCTCCTCGACCGGGTGGGCCTTCCCGCGGATGCCGCGCGACGGCTGCCGCGCGAGTTCTCCGGCGGGCAGCGACAGCGCGTCGCCATCGCCCGGGCGCTCGCCCTCGACCCGAAGCTCATCGTCTGCGACGAGCCGGTCTCGGCGCTCGACCTGTCGACCCAGGCCCGGGTGCTCGACCTCTTCATCGAGATCCAGGAGCGCACCGGCGTCGCCTACCTCTTCATCTCGCACGACCTCGCCGTCGTCCGGCACATCAGCCACCGCGTCGCGGTGATGTACCGCGGCGAGCTCGTGGAGACCGGCGACGGAGACCAGGTGACGGCCCGCCCCGAGCACCCCTACACCCAGCGGCTGTTCCTGGCCGCCCCCGTGCCCGACCCCGACGACCAGGCTGAACGGCGCGCCGCGCGCCGGGCGCTGCTGGCCGCCCAGGCCGACGGCGCCGCGACGTCCGTCGACGCCGCCTGA
- a CDS encoding glycoside hydrolase family 3 protein, producing MTTESTVATSDATSHLLPLLAQLTLAQKAAFVQGADFWATVPLPEIGVRSMTLSDGPAGVRGPRWDEREPSLNLPSGSALAASWDIDLAYRYGAAAASEARRKGVDVVLGPTINLHRSPLGGRHFECFSEDPELTAELGAAYVRGLQDNGVAATPKHYVANDSETDRFTVDVRVDERALRELYLAPFERAVEAGTWSVMSAYNSVDGVTMTENDLLETPLNSEWGFDGVVVSDWTAVRSLDAVAASQDLAMPGPAPAWADLVAAVEDGRVSEADLDRKVLRMLLLAERVGALEGAPGIEPAPVDGVAFTREAAVEGTVLLTNDGTLPLDAAALRSVAVIGHNALEARTQGGGSATVLPEHVVSPLEGLRTALPDAAVSYEIGAVVQEGVAELPLEQLQNTVTGEPGLRVSFFDADGLELFTEDRRSTALVWFGGDAPIAASSSVVLETVYTPAETGEIQLGFAGANPGRVSIDGVEVLAETPLIEGTDLGAAFLNPPSSTAAVRAEAGRPLRLRAEFALSSGGPLAGALSVTLGIAPETTDPDELIARAAAAAASADVAVVVVGTNSKVESEGYDRVDLDLPGRQDDLVRAVAATGTPTIVVVNAGSPVVLPWAGEVAAVVQGYFGGQEFGSAVAAVLTGAAEPGGRLPTTWPAALADVPVTDVAPQDGVLAYTEGIHIGYRAWLRADAAPAFPFGHGLGYTTWSWGAVQRDGDALDVTLANTGARAGKQVVQVYAERADSTVERPVRWLVGFATVRAEAGQTVTATIPLPARRFAHWSDGWQVEGGAFTLRAGASVADLPLTMEWSIGD from the coding sequence GTGACCACCGAATCGACCGTCGCCACGAGCGACGCGACGTCTCATCTCCTCCCCCTCCTCGCCCAGCTGACCCTCGCGCAGAAGGCCGCCTTCGTGCAGGGCGCAGACTTCTGGGCGACCGTGCCGCTCCCCGAGATCGGCGTGCGGTCGATGACCCTGTCCGACGGCCCGGCCGGCGTGCGCGGCCCCCGGTGGGACGAGCGCGAGCCGTCGCTGAACCTGCCGTCGGGGTCTGCCCTCGCGGCGTCGTGGGACATCGACCTCGCCTACCGCTACGGTGCTGCCGCGGCATCCGAAGCCCGTCGCAAGGGCGTGGACGTCGTGCTCGGACCCACCATCAACCTGCACCGCTCGCCGCTCGGCGGCCGGCACTTCGAGTGCTTCAGCGAAGACCCCGAGCTGACGGCCGAGCTCGGCGCCGCCTACGTGCGCGGCCTGCAGGACAACGGCGTCGCCGCGACGCCGAAGCACTACGTCGCGAACGACTCCGAGACCGACCGTTTCACCGTCGACGTCCGGGTCGACGAGCGCGCCCTGCGCGAGCTCTACCTGGCGCCGTTCGAGCGCGCCGTGGAGGCCGGCACCTGGTCGGTGATGAGCGCGTACAACTCGGTCGACGGCGTCACCATGACCGAGAACGACCTGCTCGAGACGCCCCTGAACTCCGAGTGGGGCTTCGACGGCGTCGTCGTCAGCGACTGGACCGCGGTGCGCTCCCTCGACGCGGTCGCCGCGTCGCAGGACCTCGCCATGCCCGGGCCGGCGCCCGCGTGGGCCGACCTCGTCGCCGCGGTGGAGGACGGACGGGTCTCCGAGGCGGACCTCGACCGCAAGGTGCTCCGGATGCTGCTCCTCGCCGAGCGCGTCGGCGCGCTCGAGGGCGCGCCCGGCATCGAGCCCGCCCCCGTCGACGGCGTCGCCTTCACCCGCGAGGCCGCCGTCGAGGGCACCGTGCTGCTCACCAACGACGGCACCCTCCCGCTGGATGCGGCGGCTCTGCGCTCCGTCGCGGTGATCGGCCACAACGCACTCGAGGCCCGCACACAGGGCGGCGGCAGCGCGACGGTGCTGCCCGAGCACGTCGTGTCGCCCCTGGAGGGGCTGCGCACCGCGCTGCCCGATGCCGCCGTCTCGTACGAGATCGGCGCCGTCGTGCAGGAGGGCGTCGCGGAGCTGCCCCTCGAGCAGCTGCAGAACACCGTGACCGGCGAGCCCGGACTGCGGGTCTCGTTCTTCGACGCGGACGGGTTGGAGCTCTTCACGGAAGACCGCCGCTCCACGGCGCTGGTGTGGTTCGGCGGCGATGCCCCGATCGCGGCGAGCTCCTCCGTGGTGCTCGAGACGGTCTACACGCCCGCCGAGACCGGCGAGATCCAGCTCGGCTTCGCCGGCGCCAACCCCGGTCGGGTGTCCATCGATGGTGTCGAGGTGCTCGCCGAGACCCCGCTGATCGAGGGCACCGACCTGGGCGCCGCCTTCCTCAATCCGCCGTCGTCGACCGCCGCCGTGCGGGCCGAGGCCGGCCGGCCGCTGCGCCTCCGCGCAGAGTTCGCCCTTTCCTCGGGCGGGCCCCTGGCCGGGGCGCTCAGCGTCACGCTCGGCATCGCCCCGGAGACGACCGACCCCGACGAGCTGATCGCGCGCGCGGCGGCGGCCGCGGCATCCGCCGACGTCGCCGTTGTCGTCGTCGGCACGAACTCGAAGGTCGAGTCCGAGGGCTACGACCGCGTCGACCTCGACCTCCCCGGCCGCCAGGACGACCTCGTGCGCGCCGTCGCCGCCACCGGAACCCCGACGATCGTCGTGGTCAACGCGGGCTCGCCCGTGGTGCTGCCGTGGGCCGGCGAGGTCGCCGCCGTCGTGCAGGGCTACTTCGGCGGCCAGGAGTTCGGCTCCGCCGTCGCGGCGGTGCTGACCGGCGCCGCCGAGCCCGGCGGACGCCTGCCCACGACCTGGCCCGCCGCGCTCGCGGACGTGCCCGTCACCGACGTCGCACCGCAGGACGGCGTGCTGGCGTACACCGAGGGCATCCACATCGGCTACCGCGCCTGGCTGCGCGCCGACGCCGCCCCCGCCTTCCCGTTCGGCCACGGCCTCGGCTACACGACGTGGTCGTGGGGAGCCGTGCAGCGCGACGGCGATGCGCTCGACGTGACGCTCGCCAACACCGGCGCGCGCGCCGGCAAGCAGGTCGTGCAGGTCTACGCCGAGCGGGCGGACTCGACGGTCGAGCGGCCGGTCCGCTGGCTGGTCGGCTTCGCGACCGTCCGGGCGGAGGCGGGCCAGACCGTCACCGCGACGATCCCGCTGCCCGCGCGGCGGTTCGCGCACTGGAGCGACGGCTGGCAGGTCGAGGGCGGCGCCTTCACCCTGCGCGCCGGAGCCTCCGTGGCCGATCTTCCGCTCACGATGGAGTGGAGCATCGGCGACTGA
- a CDS encoding serine hydrolase domain-containing protein produces the protein MSDALTAHVDGFADDRLAAVVAEIEGFAAADPDYSVQVAAFAGGRPVLDVWTGPHLGRDSLMVPYSVSKNTLGLSIALLLERGLVDLDAPVAQYWPEFAAKDKQSVTVRQLLSHQAGLPQATPALTWAELLDAHAAADRLAASRPLWQPGSSFGYHALTIGNLGAELVFRITGRTLQAFYEEEIRRPHAVDFYLGLPESEDARRVPVLPMVRPEIDSAPRHTSLLMPLVWSSPGPELDVANDERSWRFGHAGASGTGSARGLARLFAAMVTGVDGAAPVLSPDTVEVVGLQQVSGYDEVLGQPHRAHSIVFQKPTPALHFGGPRAFGHDGAAGALACVDPDTGVTFAYTIARGPWPGGADPRALALAVEIGRIFGP, from the coding sequence ATGTCCGATGCCCTGACCGCCCACGTCGACGGCTTCGCCGACGACCGCCTCGCCGCGGTCGTCGCGGAGATCGAGGGATTCGCCGCGGCGGACCCCGACTACTCCGTTCAGGTGGCCGCCTTCGCCGGCGGACGGCCGGTGCTGGACGTCTGGACGGGCCCACACCTGGGCCGGGACTCGCTGATGGTGCCGTACTCGGTCAGCAAGAACACGCTCGGCCTGTCGATCGCGCTGCTGCTCGAGCGCGGGCTCGTCGATCTCGACGCGCCCGTCGCGCAGTACTGGCCGGAGTTCGCCGCGAAGGACAAGCAGTCCGTGACGGTGCGGCAGCTGCTGTCTCACCAGGCCGGCCTGCCGCAGGCGACGCCCGCCCTCACGTGGGCCGAGCTGCTCGACGCGCACGCGGCCGCCGACCGGCTCGCGGCGAGCCGTCCGCTGTGGCAGCCCGGCAGCTCCTTCGGCTACCACGCGCTCACCATCGGCAACCTCGGCGCGGAGCTCGTCTTCCGCATCACCGGCCGCACGCTCCAGGCCTTCTACGAGGAGGAGATCCGCCGCCCGCACGCGGTGGACTTCTACCTCGGCCTCCCGGAGTCCGAGGACGCCCGCCGCGTGCCCGTGCTGCCGATGGTCCGGCCCGAGATCGATTCCGCGCCGCGCCACACCTCGCTCCTGATGCCGCTGGTCTGGTCGTCCCCCGGTCCGGAGCTCGACGTCGCCAACGACGAGCGCAGCTGGCGCTTCGGCCACGCCGGCGCGTCGGGGACGGGCTCGGCACGGGGTCTCGCGCGCCTGTTCGCGGCGATGGTGACGGGTGTCGACGGCGCCGCGCCCGTGCTGTCGCCCGACACCGTCGAGGTCGTCGGCCTGCAGCAGGTCAGCGGCTACGACGAGGTGCTCGGTCAGCCCCACCGCGCACACTCGATCGTCTTCCAGAAGCCGACGCCGGCGCTGCACTTCGGCGGCCCGCGGGCGTTCGGGCACGACGGCGCCGCCGGCGCCCTCGCCTGCGTCGACCCCGACACGGGCGTGACGTTCGCCTACACGATCGCCCGCGGCCCGTGGCCGGGAGGCGCCGACCCCCGCGCGCTCGCCCTCGCGGTGGAGATCGGCCGCATCTTCGGCCCCTGA